A window from Chrysemys picta bellii isolate R12L10 chromosome 20, ASM1138683v2, whole genome shotgun sequence encodes these proteins:
- the NAXE gene encoding NAD(P)H-hydrate epimerase isoform X2 — MSGLRALLGLGLLVSSGSRLAAAGGGRCPVQRVSPAGAWGAGRGRSGSAMQNPGRSGVTHLSQEEAQAIDQELFTEYKFSVDQLMELAGLSCATAIAKAYPPSSFTKSPPTVLIVCGPGNNGGDGLVCARHLKMFGYEPSVHYPKRPGKALFEGLTTQCQKMDIPFLSEFPSEAVLIDELYGLVVDAIFGFSFKGAVREPFGSILRTLEQVTVPIASIDIPSGWDVEKGSPDGLQPDMLISLTAPKKAAQHFAGRYHFLGGRFVPMALQQKYSLNLPPYPETDCVLQLP, encoded by the exons ATGTCCGGGCTCAGGGCGCTGCTGGGGCTCGGCCTGCTGGTCTCCTCGGGCTCCCGGCTGGCGGCGGCGGGCGGGGGGCGCTGCCCGGTGCAGCGGGTGTCTCCTGCGGGGGCCTGGGGCGCAGGCCGGGGGCGCAGCGGCAGCGCCATGCAGAACCCGGGGCGCAGCGGGGTCACGCACCTCAG CCAGGAGGAAGCACAAGCCATCGATCAAGAGCTCTTCACGGAGTACAAGTTCAGCGTCGACCAACTCATGGAGCTGGCGGGGCTGAGCTGTGCGACGGCCATTGCCAAG GCCTATCCGCCCAGCTCCTTCACCAAAAGCCCACCCACGGTGCTGATCGTCTGTGGCCCGGGGAATAACGGCGGGGACGGCTTGGTCTGTGCCAGGCACCTGAAGATGTTT GGCTACGAGCCGAGCGTGCATTACCCCAAGCGGCCCGGCAAAGCTCTGTTTGAAGGGTTGACGACTCAGTGCCAGAAGATGGACATTCCCTTTCTCTCGGAGTTCCCATCGGAG GCCGTGCTGATTGACGAGCTGTATGGCTTGGTGGTGGATGCTATTTTCGGGTTCAGCTTCAAGGGAGCCGTGCGGGAACCTTTTGGCAGCATCCTCAGGACCTTGGAGCAAGTCACCGTCCCCATCGCCAGCATCGATATCCCCTCCG GCTGGGACGTGGAGAAAGGCAGCCCCGACGGCCTCCAGCCCGACATGCTCATTTCTCTCACTGCCCCCAAGAAAGCGGCGCAGCATTTTGCTGGCCGCTATCACTTCCTGGGGGGCAGGTTTgtgccaatggctctgcagcaAAAATACTCGCTTAATCTGCCGCCCTACCCCGAGACTGACTGTGTCCTGCAGTTACCCTAG
- the NAXE gene encoding NAD(P)H-hydrate epimerase isoform X1, whose protein sequence is MKGWSIQRRRGWYIQRGWSIQRLRGWYIQRGWSIQRRRGWYIQRGWSIQRRRGCQEEAQAIDQELFTEYKFSVDQLMELAGLSCATAIAKAYPPSSFTKSPPTVLIVCGPGNNGGDGLVCARHLKMFGYEPSVHYPKRPGKALFEGLTTQCQKMDIPFLSEFPSEAVLIDELYGLVVDAIFGFSFKGAVREPFGSILRTLEQVTVPIASIDIPSGWDVEKGSPDGLQPDMLISLTAPKKAAQHFAGRYHFLGGRFVPMALQQKYSLNLPPYPETDCVLQLP, encoded by the exons TCAGAGGGGCTGGTCGATTCAGAGGTTGAGGGGCTGGTATATTCAGAGGGGCTGGTCGATTCAGAGGCGGAGAGGCTGGTATATTCAGAGGGGCTGGTCGATTCAGAGGCGGAGAGGCTG CCAGGAGGAAGCACAAGCCATCGATCAAGAGCTCTTCACGGAGTACAAGTTCAGCGTCGACCAACTCATGGAGCTGGCGGGGCTGAGCTGTGCGACGGCCATTGCCAAG GCCTATCCGCCCAGCTCCTTCACCAAAAGCCCACCCACGGTGCTGATCGTCTGTGGCCCGGGGAATAACGGCGGGGACGGCTTGGTCTGTGCCAGGCACCTGAAGATGTTT GGCTACGAGCCGAGCGTGCATTACCCCAAGCGGCCCGGCAAAGCTCTGTTTGAAGGGTTGACGACTCAGTGCCAGAAGATGGACATTCCCTTTCTCTCGGAGTTCCCATCGGAG GCCGTGCTGATTGACGAGCTGTATGGCTTGGTGGTGGATGCTATTTTCGGGTTCAGCTTCAAGGGAGCCGTGCGGGAACCTTTTGGCAGCATCCTCAGGACCTTGGAGCAAGTCACCGTCCCCATCGCCAGCATCGATATCCCCTCCG GCTGGGACGTGGAGAAAGGCAGCCCCGACGGCCTCCAGCCCGACATGCTCATTTCTCTCACTGCCCCCAAGAAAGCGGCGCAGCATTTTGCTGGCCGCTATCACTTCCTGGGGGGCAGGTTTgtgccaatggctctgcagcaAAAATACTCGCTTAATCTGCCGCCCTACCCCGAGACTGACTGTGTCCTGCAGTTACCCTAG